In Acyrthosiphon pisum isolate AL4f unplaced genomic scaffold, pea_aphid_22Mar2018_4r6ur Scaffold_2017;HRSCAF=2530, whole genome shotgun sequence, a genomic segment contains:
- the LOC115034665 gene encoding uncharacterized protein LOC115034665, whose amino-acid sequence MHESKLELEYGINSDELANATINPKYRTIRHWYDVWKENNLGSSNDISVLQKLEEKKKYYEENGIIVRYSENPFAILVITSIMKRAHQLPFAKDIAFVDSTSSCDIQSHSVTFMLAPCGVGAVPLGIFITKGQSTVDYKAAFTLLKQSMPNGFNAQGFPKQFVIDDSEAEKQALQSIWPESKINLCRFHILQSVWRWLWDTNHDVLKDDRKILFRLFHRILVATNLHSAEEAYMTAIGQISTEYNCINNTVIPLKYEKWIKYVNNYWKRKELWCLVFRDASVHGHQTNNFSEVNVRIFKDIVLSRNKAYNAVALVDFICTSLEEYYLRRLRTFVNGRNDTARHIFEDQLKRAVSIKKDSIKKLSENIYRVQSETENTFYEVDVINGFCSCPKGKLGAFCKHQAAIYHHHEMNMPSLPAINTESRYLLAKLAFGEHVREKSFYMPLTAESNIISNNIALKEGADLNDQNNDDPHCSSSISQTITNNYNNDHENNYAHDYAQQIQNLFTKNLEKYNDTVSTSVLKKCLNRLQKVKYVAMWESFLSTAGSKIPLRHRSRATIHVQPTTLARRRSGVTRGSKRLPVGRPKNNDPPKKKRRRNLAENVEKNIPNAKSHGIGH is encoded by the exons ATGCATGAATCAAAACTTGAATTAGAATATGGTATTAACTCTGATGAATTGGCAAATGCCACTATCAATCCGAAATACAGGACAATTCGCCATTGGTATGATGTTTGGAAAGAAAACAATTTGGGCTCTTCTAATGATATAAGTGTTTTGCAG aaacTTGAAGAGAAGAAAAAGTATTATGAAGAAAACGGAATTATTGTTAGGTACTCTGAAAATCCATTTGCTATTTTAGTCATCACCTCTATAATGAAAAGAGCTCACCAACTACCATTTGCCAAAGATATCGCTTTTGTAGACAGTACTTCATCCTGTGACATTCAAAGTCACTCAGTAACATTCATGTTAGCACCATGTGGTGTTGGAGCAGTTCCGTTAGGTATATTCATAACAAAAGGACAGTCGACTGTTGACTATAAAGCAGCTTTCACGCTTTTAAAGCAGTCAATGCCTAATGGTTTTAATGCCCAAGGGTTTCCCAAACAATTTGTTATTGATGATAGTGAAGCAGAGAAGCAAGCACTCCAATCAATTTGGcctgaatctaaaattaatttatgcagATTTCACATACTACAATCTGTCTGGAGATGGTTGTGGGATACGAATCATGATGTACTTAAAGATGATAGAAAGATTTTGTTCAGACTATTTCATAGAATTTTAGTAGCTACAAACTTGCATAGTGCTGAAGAAGCTTATATGACTGCAATCGGTCAAATTTCTActgaatacaattgtattaataacactgtaatacctttaaaatatgaaaaatggattaaatatgttaataattattggaaaaGAAAAGAGTTATGGTGTTTGGTATTTCGAGATGCTTCTGTTCATGGGCAccaaactaataatttttcagAAGTGAATGTTCGTATCTTTAAGGACATAGTTCTCTCTAGGAACAAAGCATATAATGCAGTTGCATTAGTAGATTTTATTTGTACTTCATTAGAAGAATATTATCTAAGGCGTTTAAGGACTTTTGTCAATGGGAGAAATGATACAGCTCGACATATATTTGAAGATCAGCTTAAACGAGCAGTAAGTATTAAAAAAGACTCTATAAAAAAGTtatctgaaaatatatatagagtGCAGTCTGAAACAGAAAATACTTTTTACGAAGTTGATGTAATAAATGGATTTTGCTCTTGCCCTAAAGGAAAACTAGGAGCATTTTGCAAACACCAAGCTGCAATTTATCATCACCATGAAATGAATATGCCAAGTTTACCAGCTATTAATACAGAATCACGTTATTTGTTAGCAAAATTAGCATTCGGTGAACATGTGCGCGAAAAATCATTTTACATGCCACTTACTGCAGAATCAAAcatcataagtaataatatagcatTGAAAGAAGGGGCAGATTTAAATGATCAAAATAATGATGATCCTCATTGCTCAAGCTCAATAAGTCAAACtataacaaataactataacaatGATCATGAAAATAACTATGCTCATGATTATGctcaacaaattcaaaatttattcacaaaaaatttagaaaaatataatgatacagTTTCAACTTCAGTactcaaaaaatgtttgaatagaTTACAAAAAGTTAAGTATGTTGCAATGTGGGAATCATTTTTAAGTACTGCTGGAAGTAAAATACCTCTGCGACATCGATCTCGTGCAACAATTCATGTTCAGCCAACAACTTTGGCACGAAGGAGATCTGGAGTTACAAGA